The Candidatus Zixiibacteriota bacterium genomic sequence AAACACCGGCGGTGATACACTGCCGCATGACTTTGCCGGACATAATCGAGGGCATCCGCGACCTTACCTTCATTGTAGATGGAAAGTGGTGCCGACAAAACCAACGGGCCGGATGGTATGAACTGGGCTGCGCCTTCGTGAATCTTAGTGTCAAGGGCTCGAAGATCATCAATCACCTGGTGGAAGAGTGGATGATCATCGGCGAAACTGCCGATGCCGCCTGT encodes the following:
- a CDS encoding PilZ domain-containing protein, giving the protein MTDSRKHPRGYTDGYLVVWNDKTGMPIGRLRNLTIDGCMLICTDPVKTPAVIHCRMTLPDIIEGIRDLTFIVDGKWCRQNQRAGWYELGCAFVNLSVKGSKIINHLVEEWMIIGETADAACRGTIPR